In the Bradyrhizobium guangzhouense genome, one interval contains:
- a CDS encoding restriction endonuclease, with product MKVIRRVLDKGEAQEGDPDRSKALAALNIVLAREGWEAFYDEHGLGQLRHIATNTIAQIESPHRPLTPSELKRREQLLAYLDKCSEDELIEEVLLPLFRQLGFHRITAAGHKDKALEYGKDVWMKYTLPTLHVLYFGIQAKKGKLDSAGMGKTGSSNIGEILNQVTMMLGHQIFDPELNRRVLVDHAFIVAGGEITKQAKNWLGERLDATKRSQVMFMDRDDILNLFIVTNLPLPKGALPPRESEDLDEDLPF from the coding sequence GTGAAGGTAATTCGCCGCGTGTTAGACAAGGGTGAGGCGCAAGAGGGCGACCCGGATCGAAGCAAAGCCCTGGCGGCTCTGAACATTGTGCTCGCCCGAGAGGGCTGGGAGGCCTTTTACGACGAACACGGGCTTGGCCAACTCCGGCACATCGCGACCAACACCATCGCCCAAATCGAAAGCCCCCACCGGCCGCTTACTCCTTCAGAGCTTAAGCGTCGAGAACAGCTACTTGCCTACCTCGACAAGTGCTCAGAGGACGAACTGATCGAGGAAGTCCTCCTCCCGCTGTTCCGCCAGCTTGGCTTCCACCGGATCACCGCCGCGGGCCACAAGGACAAGGCGCTGGAGTACGGCAAAGACGTATGGATGAAGTACACGCTGCCGACGCTTCACGTCCTCTACTTCGGCATCCAGGCCAAGAAGGGGAAGCTGGATTCCGCGGGCATGGGAAAGACCGGCTCCAGCAACATCGGCGAGATACTGAATCAGGTGACCATGATGCTCGGGCACCAGATCTTTGACCCCGAGCTGAACCGGCGAGTGCTAGTCGATCACGCCTTCATCGTCGCCGGGGGCGAGATCACCAAGCAGGCGAAGAATTGGCTCGGCGAGCGGCTAGATGCGACGAAGCGGTCGCAGGTCATGTTCATGGACCGCGACGACATCCTGAATCTGTTCATCGTCACCAATTTGCCACTGCCCAAGGGCGCGCTCCCGCCGCGGGAGTCCGAAGACCTCGACGAGGACCTCCCGTTCTAG